The following are encoded in a window of Brevibacillus sp. DP1.3A genomic DNA:
- a CDS encoding SEL1-like repeat protein, translating into MSHRVYVYNVSEPSQAQDNDKMMVEWGYEVPLLLQPLFIEGGSIAGNNYNNHTEPDNSGLYYDAQSGIENVKRFYDFLERQEGLIQNKEAFLEARNQLLSYLEKRKLPYFHIDAWDVFNMDDIPHDEQAETLRANIAHNNEIITKAMDNDDILLLNYSELMDVNPGFRSFAELLNYEDYQYGWGHIWQPYEEHPDVEIFEEAGLLGLKDAEGNVLLAPQYDAFYDFASEDLAVVSRDGKYGYVHKSGRIVIPLEWEDAYDFEYGSVGAIVKRNGRYGLINLEGKIIVPTHYEELEPLDYQGFYTAKKDGKWGVLGEAGSVTIDFEHEEAFKCGDGFYHTAVKGRKNQKIFNEYWKYVGEFPLTAVEQIDAGLILVKPHKDTSHSTLYKKDGTVGASGFDKLNRQTHFPNLLVLRKGKKYAAYGKQQESLLLPYEYDELIDLQVYTEARQGNQVLAKKDGKLGVFYGDADQPAWLFPLDDYENIFRLHKDAHALKKNGLWSIALSPEKRWSDFEFDLVVKKAFVGGFAYAFKGHDVYLVSEYGLSRAEKTLVLEDVEDRYYSYYFDAEVRKRLLVYAKGEQSDVDSVDQYTPVETLYNLGMEAYEAGDYEKAILYDTLAAKKGYPPSMNNLAHMYYSLEGFEDVDKAFYWYEVGATAGNHHAMNGLGCCYRHGIGTEPDADQAMYWMGKAAEHGHALAHNNLGAIYYNGELVPQDLDKALWHYEQGELLGSPVYDWLGYLHDSKGNYEKALHYYHQDYEAGGDISAYNLGIFYYNGYGTAKNIDAAITYFQAALERDYPHAHLELASIYRNEAQFADELLAKKHIEEAEKAGLDIPEELTQS; encoded by the coding sequence ATGTCACACAGAGTCTATGTATATAACGTCAGTGAACCTTCTCAAGCACAAGACAACGACAAGATGATGGTGGAATGGGGCTATGAGGTCCCTCTACTCTTGCAACCGCTTTTCATAGAAGGTGGTTCGATCGCCGGCAACAATTACAACAACCATACCGAACCGGACAATTCCGGACTCTATTACGATGCGCAGTCAGGCATCGAAAATGTGAAGCGATTTTACGATTTCCTAGAGAGACAGGAAGGGTTAATCCAAAACAAAGAAGCATTTTTGGAAGCGAGAAATCAGCTTCTCAGCTATCTGGAAAAACGAAAGCTTCCGTATTTTCACATCGATGCCTGGGACGTATTCAATATGGATGACATTCCTCATGACGAGCAGGCGGAAACTTTGCGCGCCAATATTGCCCATAACAACGAGATCATAACCAAGGCAATGGACAACGATGATATCTTGCTGCTGAACTACTCCGAATTGATGGACGTGAACCCGGGCTTTCGTTCATTTGCCGAGCTGCTCAATTATGAGGACTACCAATACGGCTGGGGACACATCTGGCAGCCTTATGAAGAACATCCCGACGTGGAGATATTTGAGGAAGCTGGCTTGCTTGGTCTCAAGGATGCAGAGGGAAACGTATTGCTCGCCCCTCAGTACGATGCCTTTTACGATTTCGCTTCCGAAGATCTCGCCGTAGTCTCTAGAGATGGCAAATATGGCTATGTACATAAATCCGGGAGAATCGTCATTCCGTTGGAGTGGGAAGATGCCTACGATTTTGAATACGGCTCTGTTGGTGCCATTGTCAAACGAAACGGTCGATATGGTCTGATCAATCTGGAAGGCAAAATAATTGTCCCTACCCACTATGAAGAATTGGAACCGCTCGATTACCAAGGGTTTTATACGGCAAAGAAAGACGGAAAATGGGGCGTGCTGGGGGAAGCTGGTTCAGTAACGATAGATTTTGAGCATGAAGAAGCTTTCAAGTGTGGGGACGGCTTTTACCATACGGCGGTCAAAGGCAGGAAAAATCAGAAAATCTTTAACGAATATTGGAAATACGTCGGGGAATTCCCTCTGACGGCGGTAGAACAGATTGACGCAGGGCTTATCCTCGTCAAACCACACAAGGATACAAGTCATAGCACCTTGTACAAAAAAGATGGTACTGTCGGCGCATCCGGCTTCGATAAACTGAATCGGCAAACCCATTTTCCGAATTTGCTCGTCCTACGCAAGGGGAAGAAGTACGCTGCTTATGGCAAACAGCAGGAGAGCCTTCTGTTGCCGTACGAATACGATGAACTGATTGATTTACAGGTTTATACGGAGGCAAGGCAGGGAAATCAGGTGCTGGCGAAAAAAGATGGAAAGCTAGGCGTTTTTTATGGAGATGCCGATCAGCCAGCATGGTTATTCCCCTTAGACGATTATGAGAATATTTTTCGGCTGCATAAGGATGCGCATGCTTTGAAGAAAAATGGATTATGGAGCATTGCCTTATCGCCGGAAAAGCGATGGAGTGATTTTGAATTCGATCTGGTGGTGAAAAAGGCATTTGTCGGGGGTTTTGCTTATGCCTTCAAGGGTCACGACGTTTATTTAGTAAGCGAGTACGGGCTGTCGAGGGCAGAGAAAACGCTCGTTCTGGAGGATGTAGAAGATCGTTATTACAGCTATTATTTTGATGCCGAGGTTCGCAAGCGACTGCTGGTCTATGCCAAAGGGGAGCAATCCGATGTTGACAGCGTAGATCAGTACACGCCAGTAGAAACGTTGTACAACCTGGGCATGGAAGCATATGAAGCAGGGGATTATGAGAAAGCCATTCTGTACGATACGCTTGCTGCTAAAAAGGGCTATCCCCCATCCATGAACAACCTTGCCCATATGTATTACAGTCTAGAAGGATTCGAGGATGTTGATAAAGCTTTTTACTGGTACGAAGTAGGGGCGACGGCAGGCAACCACCACGCTATGAACGGTTTGGGTTGCTGCTATCGACACGGGATAGGCACGGAGCCTGATGCCGATCAGGCAATGTACTGGATGGGCAAGGCGGCAGAACACGGTCATGCGCTGGCTCACAACAATCTTGGTGCCATCTATTATAACGGGGAACTGGTGCCGCAAGATTTGGACAAGGCTCTCTGGCATTATGAACAGGGGGAGTTATTGGGCTCGCCGGTTTATGATTGGCTTGGCTACCTGCACGATTCAAAAGGAAACTACGAAAAGGCGCTGCATTATTATCACCAAGATTACGAAGCAGGCGGAGATATCAGCGCCTATAATTTAGGGATCTTCTACTATAATGGCTACGGCACAGCCAAAAATATCGACGCCGCCATTACTTATTTTCAAGCTGCTTTGGAAAGAGACTACCCGCATGCGCATCTCGAGCTGGCAAGTATTTATAGGAACGAAGCACAATTTGCGGACGAGCTCCTGGCGAAAAAGCACATCGAAGAAGCGGAAAAGGCAGGTCTTGATATCCCTGAGGAGCTTACACAATCGTAG
- a CDS encoding PH domain-containing protein, translating into MFGKLAADALGLSNVGIVVKPADYDKVDADDYIMHEDHEKIYFLIKSKSDEYCFTNLGLVHLDGTSATSKKRMLRRYSYYTHPISDVYLETAGTVDLDVEIKFTMGNEHYSIDVNKKHLEELKDLYKALVKIASIMHDNELALQHAKESLHVAQSTLGRVTGQQADVASQFKSINQYTFDWLEDVRYKYVVKDFGKVFEKYIHN; encoded by the coding sequence ATGTTTGGAAAGCTTGCGGCAGATGCACTTGGTTTGAGCAATGTGGGAATCGTGGTAAAACCAGCAGATTACGATAAGGTGGACGCTGATGATTACATCATGCACGAGGACCATGAGAAAATTTATTTTTTGATCAAATCAAAGTCCGATGAGTACTGCTTCACCAATCTGGGGCTGGTTCATCTGGATGGAACGAGTGCCACCAGCAAAAAACGAATGCTGCGCCGCTATTCCTACTATACACACCCGATCTCTGACGTGTATCTGGAAACAGCCGGAACCGTCGATTTGGATGTAGAAATCAAGTTCACCATGGGCAATGAGCACTATTCGATCGATGTCAACAAAAAGCATTTGGAGGAGCTAAAAGACCTCTACAAAGCCCTTGTGAAGATCGCATCGATTATGCACGATAACGAACTTGCGCTTCAGCATGCAAAAGAAAGCCTCCACGTTGCCCAAAGCACACTCGGCCGCGTAACAGGCCAGCAAGCAGACGTAGCTTCACAATTCAAGTCCATCAACCAATACACCTTCGATTGGCTGGAAGACGTTCGATACAAGTATGTCGTTAAAGACTTTGGTAAAGTCTTTGAAAAATATATTCATAACTAA
- a CDS encoding DUF1801 domain-containing protein: MNQQVTDYIQNITNGSQVEVCNRIRQLIHENIPNVEEQVKYKQAFYSIQGKQACVYFPAKDWINVTLFQAANLDAPAGFFEKSDHADRKSIKIRNGKEFDFDVLAGLFKKLGEAQ; encoded by the coding sequence ATGAATCAGCAAGTAACGGATTATATCCAAAACATAACCAATGGATCTCAGGTAGAAGTGTGCAATCGGATTCGCCAGCTCATCCATGAAAACATCCCGAATGTAGAAGAGCAGGTGAAGTATAAACAAGCTTTTTATTCCATTCAGGGCAAGCAGGCATGTGTGTATTTTCCGGCAAAGGACTGGATTAACGTAACACTGTTTCAAGCGGCGAATTTGGATGCTCCAGCTGGCTTTTTTGAGAAGTCTGATCATGCTGACCGGAAGTCCATCAAAATACGGAACGGAAAAGAATTTGATTTTGATGTTCTTGCAGGCCTATTCAAAAAATTGGGTGAAGCACAGTAG
- a CDS encoding PucR family transcriptional regulator — MLTIKDLLTIQSIDGIKIIAGEQGINNIISIVNIMENPDAFDWLSSNELLLSTGYIFKDNPELQNKIIKELAEINCSGLVIKMHRYFDQIPQNMIDHANKYGLPLLALPFEYTLSKVIAIINEKASGRYDLLNRKTLDMHNALFRIALEGGGLDRIASELSETINNPILILDQDWHLLHYTEIWHNPIPLDSCLTLSKNRPVFTRDFTESVPKNISQIKKSIKRIYHAKDYEVKCRILPVAVANHIYGYIVVWQTIWELTEFDYIVLEQASTIVALERIKAREIEEVKLKIRQDFFDDLLTGKITSADSLQTLCDLHGLQSSYMYFCMVINIEPVELENLEDIIDRKYELDRIAKKCVDLVYDHSSKAPGEITCFYRNNRIIILIGQNEHRPVVSVSEAKQFANELYSALVDKIKKTLFFIGVGRQYKNIASLHKSFSEAHEAIRLMQKFNSKGDVSHFDDYSVYHFLDSNIKDIELEDFFLKRLGKLYEHDQEFGTSLMVTLDNYFLYNQNVSEAAKAMFIHRNTFIYRIEKIKEILNMDLKNSEELLQIQLALKIGKLLHKE, encoded by the coding sequence GTGCTGACCATCAAAGATTTGCTTACCATTCAATCCATAGACGGCATCAAAATCATCGCCGGAGAGCAAGGCATCAACAACATTATCTCCATCGTCAATATTATGGAAAACCCGGATGCTTTTGACTGGCTGTCTTCCAACGAATTGCTGCTCTCCACCGGGTATATTTTCAAAGACAATCCTGAATTACAAAATAAAATCATCAAAGAACTGGCGGAAATCAACTGCTCCGGGCTCGTTATCAAGATGCATCGCTATTTCGATCAAATCCCGCAAAACATGATTGATCATGCCAACAAGTATGGGCTCCCGCTTTTGGCCCTACCTTTTGAATACACGTTGTCTAAAGTGATTGCCATTATTAACGAAAAAGCCTCTGGGCGTTATGATTTGTTGAACCGCAAAACATTGGACATGCACAACGCCCTGTTTCGCATTGCACTGGAAGGTGGCGGACTGGATCGCATTGCCTCCGAGCTGTCTGAGACGATCAACAATCCGATCCTTATTCTGGATCAGGACTGGCATCTGCTTCATTACACGGAAATCTGGCACAATCCGATTCCGCTTGACTCCTGCCTGACCTTAAGCAAAAACAGACCTGTTTTTACCCGGGACTTCACCGAGTCCGTCCCGAAAAATATTAGCCAGATCAAAAAATCGATCAAGCGTATCTACCATGCGAAAGATTATGAGGTTAAATGCAGGATTCTACCCGTTGCTGTGGCCAATCACATCTACGGATACATCGTCGTCTGGCAAACCATTTGGGAGCTTACTGAATTTGACTACATTGTGTTGGAACAGGCGTCCACCATCGTGGCGCTGGAGCGGATCAAGGCGAGGGAAATCGAGGAAGTGAAGCTGAAGATCAGACAAGACTTTTTCGATGACTTACTCACAGGTAAAATCACTTCGGCTGACTCTCTGCAAACCTTATGTGATCTGCACGGACTGCAATCGAGCTACATGTATTTTTGTATGGTTATTAATATCGAGCCGGTTGAGCTGGAAAATTTGGAGGATATAATTGATCGCAAGTATGAGCTGGATCGGATCGCAAAAAAATGCGTCGATCTCGTCTATGACCATTCGAGCAAAGCCCCTGGAGAAATCACCTGCTTTTATCGGAACAATCGGATCATCATTCTCATTGGACAAAATGAACATCGCCCTGTGGTGTCTGTAAGTGAAGCGAAGCAATTCGCCAATGAGCTGTACAGCGCTCTCGTGGATAAAATCAAGAAAACCTTGTTCTTTATTGGGGTCGGTCGTCAGTATAAAAACATCGCTTCGCTGCATAAGAGTTTTTCCGAAGCCCATGAAGCGATCCGCCTGATGCAGAAGTTCAACAGCAAGGGCGACGTCTCCCATTTCGATGATTACTCCGTCTATCATTTCCTGGATTCCAACATTAAGGACATTGAACTGGAAGACTTCTTTTTGAAGCGTCTGGGGAAGCTGTACGAGCATGATCAAGAGTTCGGCACGAGCCTCATGGTGACCTTGGACAATTACTTTCTGTACAATCAAAACGTCAGTGAAGCGGCGAAAGCGATGTTCATTCACCGCAATACGTTTATTTACCGGATCGAGAAGATCAAAGAGATTTTGAACATGGATTTGAAAAACTCGGAGGAGCTGCTTCAAATCCAGCTGGCGCTCAAGATCGGCAAGCTTTTGCACAAGGAGTAA
- a CDS encoding RidA family protein: protein MNRKKIFTGSPWEPVVGYCRAIRIGDRIEVAGTTAMKDGEVVGVGDAYEQTRFILETIEKALRELDADLSHVVRTRMFVTDISKWEEIGKAHGEFFREIQPVATMVEVKALIDPRLLVEIEVEAIV from the coding sequence ATGAATCGAAAGAAAATATTCACAGGTTCACCTTGGGAGCCTGTCGTGGGCTATTGCCGTGCAATCCGAATAGGAGACCGGATTGAAGTGGCTGGCACCACTGCTATGAAGGACGGAGAAGTCGTTGGTGTAGGCGATGCCTATGAACAAACAAGGTTTATCCTTGAGACGATTGAAAAAGCATTGCGAGAATTAGATGCTGATTTGTCTCATGTGGTCAGAACGCGGATGTTTGTAACGGATATCAGCAAGTGGGAAGAGATCGGAAAAGCACATGGGGAGTTTTTCCGCGAGATTCAGCCTGTCGCTACGATGGTTGAGGTCAAGGCACTGATTGACCCGCGTCTTCTCGTTGAAATTGAAGTGGAAGCTATTGTTTAG
- a CDS encoding nitroreductase yields the protein MIVREALKSRRAVRNYIPKEVETEKIQALLDCAVLAPNDRLRQPWHFYVIRGEAKLRFEEIAKEFLLERFPTKPNLVQDSLAVLEKTPLVIVATADVIPGDEASSEDNEYAVCCAIHSMWLAAKELGLGMVWRTRGIGLVRDERLLQFLGSPENKKVVGTLFIGYPEADAPETSRVAAEEKTTWL from the coding sequence ATGATCGTAAGAGAGGCACTCAAAAGCAGAAGAGCCGTGCGTAACTATATTCCAAAAGAAGTAGAAACAGAGAAGATCCAGGCGCTGTTAGATTGCGCAGTGCTAGCCCCGAACGACCGCTTGCGTCAGCCGTGGCATTTTTATGTGATCAGAGGAGAAGCAAAGCTGCGGTTCGAGGAAATCGCGAAGGAATTTTTGCTGGAGCGTTTTCCGACCAAGCCGAATCTCGTGCAGGATTCCTTAGCTGTCCTAGAAAAAACACCACTCGTCATTGTCGCGACTGCTGATGTGATTCCAGGGGATGAAGCATCCTCAGAAGATAACGAATACGCGGTTTGCTGCGCGATTCACTCTATGTGGCTGGCAGCGAAGGAACTGGGACTGGGTATGGTATGGCGCACGAGAGGAATCGGTTTGGTTCGCGACGAGCGCTTGCTGCAATTCCTCGGATCGCCTGAAAATAAAAAGGTCGTGGGTACACTATTCATTGGCTATCCCGAGGCAGATGCTCCAGAGACGAGTCGGGTAGCAGCGGAAGAAAAGACGACCTGGTTATAA